One stretch of Desulfocurvus vexinensis DSM 17965 DNA includes these proteins:
- a CDS encoding GNAT family N-acetyltransferase codes for MPIEPALKRAHVFVDGQNLFHAVKSAFGYTYPNYDVARLAAAVCQRMDWQLAGITFYTGVPSEADNAFWHAFWTAKLAALGSRGIRTETRELRYQNRVIRMADGGEVTLQMGLEKGIDVKMALDVVRMAREGTCDVALLFSQDQDLAEAAAEVRRISVERDRWIKVASAYPAGPDYPNRRGVNSTDWIQIDRKTYDTCIDPANYSPPQARSSPAPAPAPPGDYAVRRVAARDVAGLLRLRRAMFAELWTGSFDPETLAAHDGAFFLPRMERGEAAAWLALDGAGEAVACVAVSLLAGPPKPWALDGRVLYVSSMYTVPGHRRRGLARQLFGECMAFARTLGVPCASLHASPAGRPLYESFGFAATNEMRLLLAREGG; via the coding sequence ATGCCCATTGAACCGGCCCTGAAGCGGGCCCATGTCTTCGTGGACGGGCAGAACCTGTTCCACGCCGTGAAAAGCGCCTTCGGCTACACCTACCCCAACTACGACGTGGCCCGGCTGGCCGCCGCCGTCTGCCAGCGCATGGACTGGCAGCTGGCAGGCATCACCTTCTACACCGGGGTGCCCTCGGAGGCCGACAACGCCTTCTGGCACGCCTTCTGGACCGCCAAGCTCGCGGCCCTGGGCTCGCGCGGCATCCGCACGGAAACCCGCGAACTGCGCTACCAGAACCGCGTCATCCGCATGGCCGACGGCGGCGAGGTGACCCTGCAGATGGGTCTGGAGAAGGGCATCGACGTGAAGATGGCCCTGGACGTGGTGCGCATGGCCCGCGAGGGCACCTGCGACGTGGCCCTGCTCTTTTCCCAGGACCAGGACCTGGCCGAGGCCGCCGCCGAGGTGCGGCGCATCTCCGTGGAGCGCGACCGCTGGATCAAGGTCGCCTCGGCCTACCCCGCCGGGCCGGACTATCCCAACCGCCGCGGCGTGAACAGCACGGACTGGATCCAGATCGACCGCAAGACCTACGACACCTGCATCGACCCCGCCAACTACAGCCCGCCGCAGGCCCGCTCCTCCCCGGCCCCGGCCCCGGCCCCGCCCGGGGACTACGCCGTGCGCCGCGTCGCAGCGCGGGACGTGGCCGGGCTGCTGCGCCTGCGCCGGGCCATGTTCGCCGAGCTGTGGACCGGCAGCTTCGACCCCGAGACCCTGGCCGCCCACGACGGCGCGTTTTTCCTGCCGCGCATGGAGCGCGGCGAGGCCGCGGCCTGGCTGGCCCTGGACGGCGCCGGCGAGGCCGTGGCCTGCGTGGCGGTGAGCCTGCTGGCCGGGCCGCCCAAGCCCTGGGCCCTGGACGGGCGCGTGCTCTACGTGAGCAGCATGTACACCGTCCCGGGCCACCGCCGCCGGGGGCTGGCCCGCCAGCTGTTCGGGGAGTGCATGGCCTTCGCCCGGACCCTGGGTGTGCCCTGCGCCAGCCTGCACGCCTCGCCCGCCGGGCGTCCGCTCTACGAGTCCTTCGGATTCGCCGCCACCAACGAAATGCGCCTGCTGCTGGCCCGCGAGGGCGGCTGA